GTGGAGATCACCGATGCCGACGTCAACGTCGACGGCACCCGGGTCGGGATCGTCGAGCACGGCCGGATCAAGGTGGAGACGCTCTTCGAGTGCATGCTGATGATGTCGGGGAACGACTGCGCCAACGCGCTCGCCCGGACGGCGGGCAGCGTCCCCTCGACCCTGAAGCTGATGGACGCGACGGCCCACAAGATCGGCGCCCTCGACACGCACGCGGGTACGCCGTCCGGGCTGGATGCGCCGGGCGAGCACACCTCGGCGTACGACCTGGCCCTGATCCTGCGGGCCGACCTGAAGATCCCCGACTTCCAGCACTACAACCACCGGCTCTTCGGCGTGATCCCGAAGCAGCCGCCGCACTACAAGTCGATCGGGTTCGCGAACGACAACCTGTTGCTGGCCAACCACTACCCCGGCCTGCTGGCGGCGAAGAACGGCTACACCGACGCGGCGCACCAGGAGTTCGTCGCGGCGGCACAGCAGCACGGCCGCCGGCTGATCGTGACGTTCATGCACGGTGAGCGCTACCCGGTCGAGATGTGGAAGCAGGTCGCTCAGCTGTTCGACTGGGGATTCAAGCTGCCGCAGGGCGTCGCGCCCGTCGGCCAATTGGTCACGCCCCGCCCGCCCGCGACCCATCGGGTGCACGCGACGCCGACGCCGTCTGCCGCTCCGACCCGGGTCGCGACGCGGGCCGCGGCCTCGACCGGCGGCA
Above is a window of Mycobacteriales bacterium DNA encoding:
- a CDS encoding serine hydrolase; the encoded protein is MSLGGRLAVYAGVLALLIPALAVPAAAAPGAAQRPSTVGGPLLASRGVVAPKHAPALPDDITAKGWVVADANTGAVLAARDPHGKYLPASTLKTLTALTLLPRLTNRQQIVEITDADVNVDGTRVGIVEHGRIKVETLFECMLMMSGNDCANALARTAGSVPSTLKLMDATAHKIGALDTHAGTPSGLDAPGEHTSAYDLALILRADLKIPDFQHYNHRLFGVIPKQPPHYKSIGFANDNLLLANHYPGLLAAKNGYTDAAHQEFVAAAQQHGRRLIVTFMHGERYPVEMWKQVAQLFDWGFKLPQGVAPVGQLVTPRPPATHRVHATPTPSAAPTRVATRAAASTGGTDGSTGWIEPLAIGVGLVLAAAVLVGLLLRRRRTG